A window from Mycolicibacterium tokaiense encodes these proteins:
- a CDS encoding PQQ-dependent sugar dehydrogenase — translation MPDWPVKTLAAGAAALLFAGCSQPAPEPEDPTTTSPPPATTEAAAAPQGLAPVTVEVPDGMDTAPFDVPRTAQVPPGWSLSVWARVPEARLAQWLPDDTLLISRPDAGEVIRLTRDGDAAQPSVLLDGLTQPHGLDFRDDTLYVAESNQVSAYPYADGRLGEPRVIAGNLPDARSPDLRGAYSHALKSVAVGPDRRVYFSIGSTGNISAEDRDATPPRATVMTVAPEGGPAQPWATGVRNGTGLAIAPDGSLWTANNGRDNVARPSDGQVVQEYVTDNPPEQMARLFEGRELGWPYCNPEGGPSNLPLINDVQTNPDGALLDCAALPPIEQSFPAHSAPLGLAFTDAVLPAPYQSGALVGVHGSWNASPPRAPEVSFFPWTSGTLGPRQTLVGGFQSEDGSRWGRPVAAVDGPDGAVYVTDDDAGAVYRLAPPGR, via the coding sequence ATGCCGGATTGGCCGGTTAAGACCCTCGCCGCGGGCGCCGCGGCCCTCCTGTTCGCCGGGTGCAGCCAACCTGCCCCAGAGCCTGAGGATCCGACCACGACGTCGCCGCCGCCGGCCACCACCGAAGCGGCGGCGGCGCCCCAGGGCCTGGCCCCGGTGACCGTCGAGGTCCCCGACGGGATGGACACGGCGCCCTTCGACGTCCCGCGCACGGCCCAGGTGCCGCCCGGCTGGAGCCTGTCGGTGTGGGCCCGGGTGCCCGAGGCGCGGCTGGCCCAGTGGCTGCCCGACGACACCTTGCTGATCTCACGGCCCGACGCCGGCGAGGTGATCCGGCTGACCCGCGACGGGGACGCCGCACAGCCCAGCGTGCTGCTCGACGGCCTGACCCAGCCCCACGGCCTGGATTTCCGCGACGACACCCTGTACGTCGCCGAGAGCAACCAGGTGAGCGCCTATCCGTACGCCGACGGCCGACTCGGCGAGCCGCGGGTGATCGCGGGCAATCTGCCCGACGCCCGCAGCCCTGACCTGCGCGGCGCGTACTCCCACGCACTCAAGAGCGTGGCGGTGGGCCCGGACCGCAGGGTGTACTTCTCCATCGGCTCCACCGGCAACATCTCCGCCGAGGACCGCGACGCCACCCCGCCGCGGGCCACCGTCATGACCGTGGCCCCCGAGGGTGGACCGGCCCAGCCGTGGGCCACCGGCGTGCGCAACGGCACCGGTCTGGCCATCGCTCCGGACGGTTCGCTGTGGACAGCCAACAACGGCCGCGACAACGTCGCGCGCCCCAGCGACGGACAGGTGGTTCAGGAGTACGTCACCGACAACCCACCCGAACAGATGGCCCGCCTGTTCGAGGGGCGCGAATTGGGTTGGCCCTACTGCAATCCCGAGGGTGGGCCGTCGAATCTGCCGTTGATCAACGACGTCCAGACCAATCCCGACGGGGCCCTGCTGGACTGCGCGGCGCTACCACCGATCGAGCAGAGTTTCCCAGCACACTCGGCGCCCCTGGGCCTGGCCTTCACCGATGCCGTGTTGCCCGCGCCGTACCAGAGCGGGGCCCTGGTAGGGGTGCACGGATCATGGAATGCGTCCCCGCCCCGGGCACCCGAGGTCTCCTTCTTCCCGTGGACGAGTGGCACGCTGGGCCCGCGTCAGACCCTGGTCGGCGGGTTCCAGAGCGAGGACGGGTCGCGCTGGGGCCGGCCGGTGGCAGCTGTGGATGGTCCCGACGGTGCCGTCTACGTCACTGACGACGACGCCGGCGCCGTGTATCGACTGGCGCCTCCCGGCCGCTGA
- a CDS encoding phosphodiester glycosidase family protein, translating into MSHFPARAERATVRAAITTARRTVAVAAAVLLSAGIAAATGEPVARASGKEALAAAIANTQGSYLVYAFGGGHPAPMLDAAGNAYEMDNGGLLMIIKAASQRLAPRLLVDTHNGYQARCERTPGARTREGLWQAAEIYTPVAAWQAMGQPTIAINANFFDIRSQAGGSWKNTGCSSPLGAYVDNTRGQGKVNMAVTGTIPYAGKQGLSGGDEKWTALSTMILPVGGAPFVVSPKSTDDYDAAGPVITRMVDEGSRFVAVAGLGLLAPGDTGQLNDPGPSASRTAIAYSKARDEMYVFQGGSYTPDEVQNLFRALGSDTAVLLDGGGSSAIVLRRDTGGMWAGAGVPKGNCDTMAVLCDSRERALPSWLAFN; encoded by the coding sequence TTGTCCCATTTCCCCGCGCGCGCCGAAAGGGCAACCGTGAGAGCCGCCATCACCACCGCCCGGCGCACCGTCGCCGTCGCCGCGGCGGTGCTGCTGAGTGCTGGTATCGCAGCCGCGACGGGCGAACCGGTGGCGCGGGCCTCCGGCAAAGAAGCTCTGGCGGCGGCGATCGCCAATACGCAGGGCTCGTATCTGGTGTACGCCTTCGGCGGCGGGCACCCCGCACCCATGCTCGATGCGGCAGGCAATGCCTACGAGATGGACAACGGCGGCCTGCTGATGATCATCAAAGCCGCCTCCCAGCGACTGGCCCCGCGCCTGCTGGTCGACACCCACAACGGCTACCAGGCCCGCTGCGAGCGCACCCCCGGCGCACGCACCCGGGAAGGGCTGTGGCAGGCCGCGGAGATCTACACGCCGGTGGCGGCCTGGCAAGCGATGGGACAACCCACCATCGCGATCAACGCCAACTTCTTCGACATCCGCAGCCAGGCCGGCGGGTCGTGGAAGAACACCGGCTGCAGTTCCCCGCTGGGCGCCTATGTGGACAACACCCGCGGCCAGGGCAAGGTCAACATGGCGGTGACGGGCACCATCCCCTATGCGGGCAAGCAGGGGTTGTCGGGCGGTGATGAGAAGTGGACCGCCTTGTCCACGATGATCCTGCCGGTGGGCGGGGCGCCATTTGTGGTGTCGCCCAAGTCCACTGACGACTACGACGCAGCCGGACCGGTGATCACCCGGATGGTCGACGAGGGCAGCCGCTTCGTGGCCGTCGCCGGCCTGGGCCTGCTGGCACCCGGAGACACCGGCCAGCTCAACGACCCGGGCCCCTCGGCGTCGCGGACCGCCATCGCCTACTCGAAGGCCAGGGACGAGATGTACGTCTTCCAGGGCGGCAGTTACACCCCCGATGAGGTGCAGAACCTGTTCCGCGCCCTGGGCAGCGACACCGCGGTGCTGCTCGACGGCGGCGGGTCATCGGCGATCGTGCTGCGCCGGGACACCGGCGGCATGTGGGCCGGCGCCGGGGTGCCCAAGGGAAACTGCGACACCATGGCCGTGCTGTGCGACTCACGTGAGCGGGCACTGCCGAGTTGGTTGGCATTCAACTGA
- a CDS encoding fructosamine kinase family protein: protein MFVKRHRAAPPGFFACEAAGLQWLSSAPGGVACAQVVSFDDTSLTLQRLESTTPTENAALEFGARLARTHNAGAAGFGAPPQGWPGPGFFGPLEHLLPMTYATHPRWGVFYAEERLAPMLERARPRLENRTVRDLDTVMRRCAAGDFDDDDAPARLHGDLWSGNVLWTADGVVLIDPAAHGGHRETDLAMLALFGCPHLPAVLRGYQSVHRLREGWQNRVGLHQLYPLLAHVVLFGGGYGREVARVARELS from the coding sequence GTGTTCGTCAAACGCCACCGCGCTGCGCCACCCGGCTTCTTCGCCTGCGAAGCCGCGGGTCTGCAGTGGCTGTCATCGGCTCCCGGCGGGGTGGCCTGCGCACAGGTGGTGAGCTTCGATGACACCTCACTGACGCTGCAGCGCCTGGAGTCCACGACCCCCACCGAGAACGCCGCCCTCGAATTCGGCGCGCGACTGGCCCGCACGCACAATGCGGGCGCCGCCGGGTTCGGGGCGCCGCCGCAAGGCTGGCCGGGCCCGGGGTTCTTCGGGCCGCTGGAGCACCTGCTGCCGATGACGTATGCCACGCACCCGCGGTGGGGGGTGTTCTATGCCGAGGAGCGGCTGGCGCCGATGCTCGAGCGGGCCAGGCCTCGACTGGAGAACCGGACCGTCCGCGATCTCGATACCGTGATGAGGCGTTGTGCGGCAGGCGACTTCGATGATGACGACGCTCCGGCGCGACTCCACGGCGACCTGTGGAGCGGCAACGTGCTGTGGACCGCGGACGGGGTGGTGCTGATCGATCCGGCCGCCCACGGTGGGCACCGGGAGACCGACCTGGCCATGCTGGCGTTGTTCGGCTGCCCGCACCTGCCGGCGGTGTTGCGCGGCTACCAGAGCGTGCACCGGCTGCGTGAGGGTTGGCAGAACCGGGTGGGGCTGCACCAGCTCTACCCGCTGCTGGCCCATGTGGTGCTGTTCGGCGGCGGCTACGGGCGCGAGGTGGCACGGGTGGCGCGCGAACTCAGTTGA
- a CDS encoding PE-PPE domain-containing protein, with protein MATVGAATATVTAMAVTTVTPLQANAAPGADPVRSDTVVNAALVGGFASALVATPGSPGLPPMELAPGAPDPADIPDLTFGVGATVYNGFQDVAAAIERAILDNVNLSGLLTALGYDPEEVVNNALGAIITQTLAGIPLDVAGIPGVGPLLAPFLTGAGITDVLDLTTLLGLDLSDPLNLAGVDAPGLNIITAGPPLTLLKFLGVDLGWVPGFPNSVADEINGTPYLNIGVASILNQLISGIQNNPDLNFLQKTALLTPLQIALSEFGDLDLVDLRIPVVAGFGLGAFAAGMAYPQVVAQLPNQPGGAAYTGVSPLLGSITVLPMILLRNPGRANGGLFARMYPLAALAGIDTVTPDAEATSSTDPTSTLNVPILGTGITLGGANLIPVKVDATAQYDPLSDFPAWGNPVSLLNAGAALLFPTYILRGLTLTGLVSALTDQATPQLAEALAAVAAGDPLALNLYLTLPTSSLPLLEPIRLPVDALNLVTGMNFNNPVATALEPALKILTNLGFTDVDQDNGYERTLDQADVITPFGTLPSNIDWARVPGDVFEALVAGVEQAVEDGIISSTPVDNPLRTLVNIVRALLGDGSLETALGATPDDVTALAEPEAAQQRSAPPELPAVVGQQLDEDTGGTEPADVDEQSDDDTGDTETGDAETADVKTDRGDHNAFEQIDAGFKNAWKSLDDIAKQGRTEIERVIYGTRGTRDDEDTSEPTDSGQDTSEETEKADKAEKAEKTEKQEAA; from the coding sequence GTGGCCACCGTCGGAGCTGCCACGGCAACGGTGACGGCGATGGCCGTGACCACCGTGACGCCCCTGCAGGCAAACGCAGCGCCGGGTGCCGACCCGGTACGCAGCGACACGGTGGTGAACGCCGCGCTGGTCGGCGGCTTCGCCTCGGCGCTGGTGGCCACCCCCGGCTCACCCGGACTACCGCCGATGGAATTGGCCCCGGGAGCCCCAGACCCGGCCGACATCCCGGACCTGACCTTCGGCGTCGGCGCCACGGTCTACAACGGATTCCAGGACGTGGCCGCCGCCATCGAACGCGCGATCCTGGACAACGTCAACCTCTCGGGTCTGCTCACCGCACTGGGCTACGACCCGGAAGAGGTGGTGAACAACGCACTGGGCGCCATCATCACCCAGACCCTGGCCGGTATCCCACTGGACGTGGCCGGGATCCCCGGCGTCGGCCCCCTCCTCGCACCGTTTCTGACCGGTGCCGGGATCACTGACGTGCTGGACCTGACCACCCTGCTGGGCCTGGACCTCAGCGACCCGCTGAACCTTGCGGGCGTTGACGCCCCCGGACTCAACATCATCACCGCCGGCCCGCCGCTGACCCTGCTCAAATTCCTGGGCGTGGATCTGGGTTGGGTACCGGGGTTCCCGAACTCCGTCGCCGATGAGATCAACGGGACCCCCTACTTGAACATCGGGGTGGCCAGCATTCTGAATCAACTGATCTCAGGTATCCAGAACAACCCCGACCTCAATTTCCTGCAGAAGACCGCCCTGCTGACCCCGCTGCAGATCGCCCTCAGCGAGTTCGGAGACCTGGACCTGGTTGACCTGCGGATCCCGGTGGTCGCCGGGTTCGGACTGGGCGCGTTCGCCGCCGGGATGGCCTACCCACAGGTGGTGGCGCAACTGCCGAACCAGCCCGGGGGAGCGGCCTATACCGGAGTCAGTCCGCTGCTCGGCAGCATCACCGTGCTGCCGATGATCCTGCTGCGCAACCCCGGACGCGCCAACGGCGGACTGTTCGCCCGGATGTACCCCCTGGCCGCACTGGCCGGCATCGACACCGTCACTCCCGACGCCGAGGCAACCAGCAGTACCGACCCCACCAGTACGCTCAATGTGCCGATCCTCGGCACCGGCATCACCCTGGGCGGGGCCAATCTCATCCCGGTCAAGGTCGACGCAACGGCGCAGTACGATCCACTGTCGGACTTCCCGGCCTGGGGCAACCCGGTCTCCCTGCTCAATGCCGGTGCAGCGCTGCTGTTCCCGACGTACATCCTCCGGGGCCTGACCCTGACCGGGTTGGTCTCGGCGCTGACCGACCAGGCCACCCCCCAACTGGCGGAGGCACTGGCCGCAGTGGCGGCCGGCGATCCGCTGGCGCTCAATCTCTACCTGACGCTGCCCACCAGCAGCTTGCCGCTGCTCGAGCCGATCCGGCTGCCGGTCGACGCCCTCAACCTGGTCACCGGGATGAACTTCAACAATCCGGTCGCCACCGCGCTGGAGCCGGCACTGAAGATCCTGACCAATCTCGGGTTCACCGATGTCGACCAGGACAACGGGTACGAACGCACGCTGGATCAGGCCGACGTCATCACCCCGTTCGGCACCCTACCGTCCAATATCGACTGGGCGCGGGTGCCCGGTGATGTGTTCGAGGCGCTGGTCGCCGGTGTCGAGCAGGCCGTCGAAGACGGCATCATCAGCTCCACCCCGGTGGACAACCCGCTGCGCACCCTGGTCAACATCGTCCGGGCACTACTCGGCGACGGTAGTCTCGAGACGGCCCTCGGCGCGACCCCCGACGACGTGACGGCGCTGGCCGAACCTGAAGCGGCACAGCAGCGTTCGGCGCCACCGGAACTGCCCGCGGTCGTCGGACAACAGCTCGACGAAGACACTGGCGGGACCGAGCCCGCCGACGTCGACGAGCAGTCCGACGACGACACCGGGGACACCGAGACCGGGGACGCGGAAACCGCAGACGTGAAGACCGACCGCGGCGACCACAACGCCTTCGAGCAGATCGACGCCGGGTTCAAGAATGCCTGGAAGTCGTTGGATGACATCGCGAAGCAAGGCCGCACGGAGATCGAGCGGGTGATCTACGGAACCCGCGGCACCCGGGACGACGAGGACACGTCGGAGCCGACCGACAGCGGTCAGGACACCTCCGAGGAGACCGAGAAGGCGGACAAGGCCGAGAAGGCAGAGAAGACCGAGAAGCAGGAGGCGGCCTAG
- a CDS encoding SDR family NAD(P)-dependent oxidoreductase, with product MASVLVTGASRGIGRATAIHLAHRGWQVFAGVRRSQDGAHLAAVAGVTPLPLDITDLDQVSALRDHLPARLDAVVNNAGTVVGAPLEAVPIEQLRRQLDVNVVGQIAVAQAVIPLLRASAGRMVFVSSVNGRIAAPMLGPYCASKFALEAAADALRMELRPWGIRVSIIEPAQTATDMWDTAEAAADEMESAMTPEQRVLYAGHIAGFRAMIPSSQKAAVPADVVARLIEKALSDRRPKARYVPGMAARLQIAVVSTLPAGVADRLLRKAFGQP from the coding sequence ATGGCGAGCGTTCTGGTCACGGGAGCGTCCCGGGGTATCGGAAGAGCCACCGCCATCCACCTGGCCCATCGGGGCTGGCAGGTGTTCGCCGGCGTACGCCGCAGCCAGGACGGCGCCCACCTCGCCGCGGTGGCCGGGGTGACGCCGCTGCCGTTGGACATCACCGACCTCGACCAGGTGTCCGCGCTCCGGGACCACTTGCCCGCCCGACTCGATGCCGTGGTCAACAACGCGGGCACCGTGGTGGGCGCACCGCTGGAGGCGGTACCGATCGAACAGTTGCGCCGTCAACTCGACGTCAACGTCGTGGGACAGATCGCGGTGGCGCAGGCGGTGATACCGCTGCTGAGAGCATCCGCGGGGCGAATGGTGTTTGTTTCCAGCGTGAATGGCCGGATTGCCGCACCGATGCTGGGCCCGTACTGCGCCTCCAAGTTCGCCCTCGAGGCTGCTGCGGACGCCCTCCGAATGGAATTGCGGCCCTGGGGCATCCGCGTCAGCATCATCGAACCCGCCCAGACCGCAACGGATATGTGGGACACCGCCGAGGCGGCGGCCGACGAGATGGAGTCGGCGATGACGCCCGAACAGCGGGTGCTGTATGCCGGGCACATCGCGGGTTTCCGCGCGATGATCCCGAGCTCGCAGAAGGCGGCGGTGCCGGCGGACGTGGTGGCCCGGCTGATCGAGAAGGCGCTGAGCGACCGCCGTCCCAAGGCGCGCTATGTGCCCGGCATGGCTGCGCGCCTGCAGATCGCTGTGGTCAGCACCCTCCCCGCCGGGGTGGCCGACCGCCTGCTTCGCAAGGCCTTCGGGCAACCCTGA
- a CDS encoding mammalian cell entry protein, whose amino-acid sequence MEDQQSAAGDLTDDTESEPPRTPVGKARRRTRTVTADATAESVPAEEPVAAAPRRAAPRWAPAAIGAAAVVFVGAGAFTASTLQPYVAHRALVDTKLDIARTAADAITTLWTYTPENMESLADRSARFLGGDFEAQYRKYVDAIAPTNKQAQVTNNTQVVGAAVESVSGRDATAIVYTNSTATSPLSKDIPSLRYLSYRLTLQREGSQWLVTSMDTITSLDLTPQL is encoded by the coding sequence GTGGAAGATCAGCAATCTGCTGCAGGTGATCTGACCGACGACACCGAGAGTGAGCCGCCCAGGACGCCGGTGGGCAAGGCGCGACGCCGGACGCGGACCGTCACCGCCGACGCGACCGCAGAGTCGGTGCCGGCCGAGGAACCGGTGGCCGCGGCTCCCCGCCGTGCGGCGCCGAGATGGGCTCCGGCGGCGATCGGAGCGGCTGCGGTGGTGTTCGTCGGCGCCGGCGCCTTCACCGCGTCCACCCTGCAGCCATACGTGGCGCACCGCGCGCTCGTGGACACCAAGCTCGACATCGCTCGCACTGCTGCGGATGCCATCACCACGTTGTGGACCTACACCCCGGAGAACATGGAGTCGCTGGCCGACCGGTCTGCGCGATTCCTCGGCGGCGACTTCGAAGCGCAGTACCGCAAATACGTCGACGCCATCGCGCCGACCAACAAGCAGGCTCAGGTCACCAACAACACCCAGGTGGTGGGCGCGGCGGTCGAGTCGGTCAGCGGACGCGACGCCACGGCCATCGTGTACACCAACTCGACGGCCACCAGTCCGTTGTCGAAGGACATCCCGTCGTTGCGGTACCTGTCCTACCGTCTGACATTGCAGCGCGAGGGCTCGCAGTGGCTGGTGACGAGCATGGACACCATCACGTCCCTGGATCTGACCCCCCAGTTGTAG
- a CDS encoding mammalian cell entry protein has translation MSPRRRVEEKAPEQFSRRAPHRGRPVGLVVLMASAVVVLIAALTAGTLLLITHEQHRTEAVRNVAVISYVRGFMTQYTSPDPMRANDYADAVLDQATGQLAQDYQQRINEIVVQVARAEPTTGTVLDAGVERWNDDGSADVLVATKTVTTFPDGRTFEDGSRWVATAIQEGDQWKISNLLQVI, from the coding sequence GTGAGTCCGCGCCGCAGGGTCGAGGAGAAGGCACCCGAGCAGTTCAGCCGGCGCGCCCCGCACCGGGGGCGTCCCGTCGGGTTGGTGGTGCTGATGGCGTCGGCGGTGGTGGTGCTGATCGCCGCGCTGACGGCGGGCACCCTACTGCTGATCACCCATGAGCAGCATCGCACGGAGGCGGTGCGCAACGTCGCGGTGATCAGTTACGTGCGCGGGTTCATGACGCAGTACACCTCACCGGATCCCATGCGCGCCAACGACTATGCCGATGCGGTGCTGGATCAGGCCACCGGGCAGCTGGCGCAGGACTACCAGCAGCGGATCAACGAGATCGTTGTTCAGGTGGCCCGGGCCGAACCCACCACGGGAACGGTGCTCGACGCGGGGGTGGAACGCTGGAACGACGACGGCAGCGCCGACGTGCTGGTGGCCACCAAGACGGTGACGACGTTCCCGGACGGCAGGACCTTCGAGGACGGTTCCCGTTGGGTGGCCACCGCGATCCAGGAAGGAGACCAGTGGAAGATCAGCAATCTGCTGCAGGTGATCTGA
- a CDS encoding RDD family protein — protein sequence MTAVLDDQTTDTDTAPAVIRAGWAARAGAFVIDVVIGLLTVTTLVLVAWTTAQRSPLWWVCVVAAGLTLLAVVVNRLLLPAVTGWTLGRAALGIRVVRRDGVPAGPWRLLLRDLAHLLDTAAVFVGWLWPLWDSRRRTWADLLAHTEVHRTVHRPPRAVRRAGAAVCAAMVLALAAVAAGYLVVYQSDLRAAQAREQLAVQGPKLVEGMLSYDVPTLAQDFERAAGLVTDGYRDQLTAQQDAITASGATANEYWTANSAVLTNTADRGTMLLALQGQRGVPPDQRFITATVRVDFEKVDDQWRVAGLTVLASPQGPPQ from the coding sequence GTGACCGCGGTGCTCGACGATCAGACCACGGACACCGATACCGCCCCGGCGGTCATCCGGGCCGGGTGGGCGGCGCGCGCCGGCGCGTTCGTCATCGACGTGGTGATCGGTCTCCTGACCGTCACGACGCTGGTGCTGGTGGCCTGGACCACCGCTCAGCGCAGCCCCCTGTGGTGGGTGTGTGTGGTTGCTGCCGGACTGACGTTGCTCGCGGTGGTGGTCAACCGTCTGCTGCTGCCCGCGGTGACCGGCTGGACGCTGGGCCGGGCGGCGCTGGGCATTCGGGTGGTCCGCCGCGACGGGGTGCCGGCGGGTCCCTGGCGGCTGTTGCTGCGCGATCTGGCCCACCTGCTGGACACCGCGGCGGTGTTCGTGGGATGGCTGTGGCCGCTGTGGGATTCGCGCCGCCGCACCTGGGCCGACCTGTTGGCCCACACCGAGGTGCACCGCACGGTCCACCGTCCGCCCCGGGCCGTCCGGCGGGCCGGGGCGGCGGTGTGCGCCGCGATGGTGCTGGCTTTGGCTGCGGTGGCAGCGGGATATCTCGTGGTGTACCAGTCGGATCTGCGGGCGGCCCAGGCCCGCGAACAGCTGGCAGTGCAAGGGCCCAAGCTGGTCGAAGGCATGCTCAGCTACGACGTTCCCACCCTGGCACAGGATTTCGAACGCGCCGCCGGATTGGTCACCGACGGCTACCGCGATCAACTGACGGCGCAGCAGGACGCCATCACCGCATCGGGTGCGACGGCCAACGAGTACTGGACCGCCAACAGCGCAGTCCTGACCAACACCGCCGACCGCGGCACCATGCTGCTGGCGTTGCAGGGTCAGCGCGGGGTGCCGCCGGACCAGCGGTTCATCACCGCGACGGTGCGGGTGGACTTCGAGAAGGTCGACGATCAGTGGCGGGTCGCGGGTTTGACCGTGCTGGCCAGTCCGCAAGGACCGCCACAGTGA